The DNA region TTGATCCAAAACTCGGCCATCAGCATGAGCATTAGCGTGGACGGCACCAACCAGCAGCTGCCCGCCGCCATCGACGAATTTATGAACGACTTTAGGGTGAAGTACAACGAGGGGCTAAACCTGCTCACCATCCAAAACTACAACGAGTATATCCTAGAGAGCTACTCGGCCGATGTGGAGGTAATTCTGATGCAGAAGAGCCGACGTACGGCGAGGATACTTTATAGATAATCGCATCACGACACATGTATCACGTATCAAGACTTTGGTTCTGCAAACTTTCGTAATACGTGTGTCATGATACGTGAACGATGTAAGCCGTGGCGCAATGCGCTGCGGCTTTTTTGTTACTGCTTTCGATACTCGCTCGGGGTAATCCCCGTCTGATTCTTAAAGTACTTGCAGAAAAATGTCGCCGAAGGAAAATTCAAGGAAAAGGCCACCTCTTGAATGCTAAAAGACGAATATTTAATCCGAGCCTTTGCTTCAAGAATGACGTACTCATCTATCCATTCTGCAGCTGTTTTCCCACTCACATTCTTTACCACCGTTGCCAGATGTTTTGGTGTTACATGCAGCTGGTTCGCATAGAATTCGACCTTACGCTCGCGCTCGTAATGCTGGAGTAGTAGCCAAATAAAACGCTCAAATATTACATCCTTACGGGTTTTATCGCGCGGTGCATTCTCCCTTGTCTCCTTTATTTCCCGCTGAAGAATATTGGCAATAGTATAAGCATATGCCGAGGTTAATCCCCGAACCATCTCATCCCGAAAGTAGGTCGATTCTAGAGCCTCTTCGAGCAAGGAAAAGTATTGAAGGAACGAGTCGTATTCCTTTTGGGTTAGCATCATAAAAGGAGATTCCTTCACCTGAACGTACAGGGGTATAATACTATGTATGTCTATATGAATGCGACTTAGGTACGATGCCGATGCAATTACAAGGCTGGCCTCAAAATCATCGCTCTTTTCCTTTAGCTGGATAATATTCTCGGGCATAATGAAGAATAACGTCCCAGATGCAATCTCGAATTCATTCAGATTTGCATACACCACAACTTTTCCTCTGGTAACAAGCCCCATTACTATACCATCCAGACGAAACGGGTACTTAAAAAGCTCGTAGTTAAGGCTCATCCTATCCGACAGGATAAGCTCGTTTCCATAGGCAAAAGGCTCTATAAGCATCGACCTCATTCGTTCAAAAGGAATGATGCCGATATCCCCCTGCTCCCCCTTTACAATAGTAGCCATAGGCTAGAAAACTTAAAAAAATATCCCATTTAAACCAAAAAAGTGCAATTAATCTGGATATCGCTCTGCCAAAATACGACTTTTAGAACATTTATCATTCCAAAACGACCTTTATTCTAACAACCAAAGTGGCCAACTTTGCTTTTAACATAAAAGGAAATAATATGAAACTCAGAATGAAGAGACCCTACTTCTATGCGGCAATCGCTTTGGCGATGCTGCTAGCGAGCTGTACATCAAAAAGCCAAGAAATGCAAAGAGAGCAAGGCGTAAAGGTTAAAACCATCAGCCTTAAGTCCGACGAGTTAACAGCCTCTAAAAGCTACGTTGGCGTAGTAGAAGAGGAGACGGCCTCAGCGCTTAGCTTTAGCGTACAAGGAAATGTTGAAAGAATTTACGTTACCGAAGGACAGTTGGTAAACAAAGGACAGCTTTTGGCTGAACTTGGTACGGAAAACCTCAAGAGCGCGTGCGATGCGGCACAAGCCACCCTTAAGCAGGCTCAGGATGCTATGAGCCGTTTGCAGCAGCTCTACGATAATAAAAGCTTACCCGAAATAAAATACGTGGAGGCACAAACCAAGCTCGATCAAGCCCGATCGATGGCTGCAATATCGAAAAAGAACCTAAGCAACAGCCGCCTTACGGCACCATTTTCGGGGGTTATCGGCAAGCGAATGGTAGATATTGGCGAAAATGCCATTCCGGGTAGTACCGCCTTCACCCTACTCGACATCACCTCGGTAAAGGTTAAGGTAGCCATCCCCGAAGGGGAGATCTCGCAAATAGCCATCGGCAAGGAGGCTTCGGTAAACATCCCTGCTATAGGAGAACAGAAATTCAGAGGAAAAATTGTGGAAAAAGGAATTGTTGCCCATCCGGTTTCGCACACCTACGACATTAAGATTGGACTACCTAATGGAGATAGAACGCTAATGCCCGGAATGGTTTGCCGCATATGGTTTAATGGCGATGCCAAGTCGAGCGCATTTGTACTTCCCAACAACGTGGTACAGGTTTCGTCCGATGGGCAGAAATACGTATGGTGCGTGGTAAACAATAGAGCCAAAGCGGTGAAGATTACCACCGGAGGACTATCGGGACAGGGAGTAATTGTTGAATCGGGGCTTACCGAAGGCGATGTCATAATTAGCGAAGGCTTCCAAAAGGTAAGCGAAGGAATGGAGGTGGTTGTTCTATGATAGGAAATTTCAAGCTGGTGGAAGCAGCGATGCGCCACCGAAAAATCATGTTCCTACTCACCTTCCTGCTCACCTTAACCGGGATTTGGGGGCTGTGGAAAATGCCCAAACAAGAGTTTCCGCCCTTTACCATTCGTCAGGGAGTAATTGTTGGCGTTTATCCGGGAGCCTCCTCCTACGAGGTGGAGGAGCAGCTGGCCAAGCCGTTGGAGCGATTCCTGTTTACCTATAAGGAGATCAAACGAAACAAAACCTATTCGATATCCAAGAATGGGATGGTGTACGTAATGGTGGAGCTCAACGACAACATCCATAACAAGGACGAGGTTTGGTCGAAAATAAAGCACGGCCTTACCATGTTTAAGACCCAGCTACCCTCGGGCGTTCTAGCCCTTATTGCCAACGACGATTTTGGCGATACCTCTGCGCTGCTTATTGCCGTGGAGTCGGAAGACAAGACCTACCGCGAGCTGGAAGGATACCTCGACCAGCTGGAGGATAAGCTCCGAAGGATTGAGTCGGTTTCCAACCTTCGTCGCTACGGCCTCCAAAAAGAGCAGATAGCCATTTACCTCGACAAGGAGAAGTTGGCCACCTACGGCATCAGCGACAAGCTGCTAATGGCAAACCTGTTTTCGCAGGGAATAACCACCACCGGAGGAACCGTAAAAAACGAAAGCATAGACGTTCCCATCCACTTTACGGCATCGTACGGCTCGGAGAACGAGCTGGCCGAACAGGTTATCTACTCCGACCCTTCGGGCAACATCGTGAGGTTGCGGGATATTGCCCGCATAGAGCGCGAGTACGACGAGCCCGACAGCTACATCACCCAGAATGGGAAGAAGTGCATCATCCTGTCGATGGAGATGCGCGAAGGTTTCAACATTGTTGAGTACGGCCAGCAGGTTGATGAGGTGCTTAAGTCGTTCGAAAAAGAGCTGCCCAAAAGCGTTTCCATTAGCCGCATTGCCGACCAGCCTAAGGTGGTAGACGAGTCGGTAACCTCATTTGTCCGCGACCTGTTCATCGCCATTATTATTGTAATTGCGGTGATGATGATTCTGTTCCCCTTCAAGTCGGCGGTGGTAGCGGCAACCTCTATCCCAATCAGCATATTTATATCGATTGCCATCATGTACACGGTTGGCATTCCGCTGAACACGGTAACCCTTGCCGCCCTTATTGTGGTGCTGGGAATGATTGTGGACAACTCCATTATTGTGATTGACGTTTACCTGGAGAAGCTCGACAAGGGAATCTCGCGATGGAACGCGGCCGTACATAGCGCGAAAGACTTCTTCTGGTCGATCCTGCTGGCAACACTCTGCATCAGCATGATCTTCTTCCCCCTACTCTTCACCATGACCGGGCAATTCCTCGACTTCCTGCAATTCTTCCCTTGGACTATCACCATCTCGCTGATGGTATCGCTGATAGTTGCCATGCTGTTTATCCCCTTTGTGGAGTTTGCCATAATCAGAAAGGGGCTTAGGGGCACGAATCCAACAGAAAAGAAGAAAGGCTTTAGCCTGCTCGACCTAGTTCAGAATGGCTACGAGAGCATGCTTCGCTGGACGTTCAGGAACCCAAAGCTTACGCTGGTAGGCGGCCTAACGGCATTTGTGCTGTCAGTTTGGCTGCTTTCATCGCTGCCCATGCGCATGATGCCTATTGCCGACCGCGATCAGTTTGCCGTTGAGATCTACCTGCCACAGGGCAGCTCGCTACAGCAAACGGCTCAGGTTTGCGACAGCGTCAAGAATCTTCTTATGAAGGATAACAGGGTGAAATCGGTTACGGCGTTTACGGGTACCTCGTCGCCCCGCTTCCAAACCACCTATGCGCCTAACTTCCCCGCGAAGAACTACGCGCAGCTCATCGTCAACACGCAATCCGTAACGGCTACCAACGAACTGCTCGACAGGTTTACCAACGCCTACGCCGACCACTTCCCCAACGCGTACGTAAAGTTTAAGCAGCTCGACTATCAGGTGGTGAACACCCCAATTGAGGTGCGCTTTTCGGGCGATAATATTGCCGAGCTAAAGCAGGTGGCCGATTCGCTGGTGAGGTCGATAAAGCAGATCCCCGATCTGGTATGGGTTCACACCAACTACGAGGAGCAGAGCCCCGTTATCGATGTAGCGCTTAAGCCCATCGAAGCGGCACGCCTTGGCATCACCAAAAGCATTGCCTCGGCCGAGATGGCCATGAACTACTCCGGCATCCCACTAGGGGCAATCTGGGAGAAGGACTACCCGCTTACGGTAAAGCTTAAGACCGACGACCGCGGAGAGACCCCATCGTTTGGCGAGGTTGGCAACGAGTACATCTCCACCATGATCCCCGGCGTATCAATACCGCTAAGGCAGGTTGCCGACGTAAAGGCCGGCTGGACCGACGGCAGCATCGTCCGCCGAAACGGCGTGCGAACCATAAGCGTTATGGCCGATGTGAAGCGCGGCTACAACCAGGTTGCCGCATTCAAGAAGGTTAAGGCGATGGTAGAGGAGCGCATCGAGCCCACGATGCCTAAGAGCATTGGCGTAGAGTACGGCGGCTCCGACGAATCGGATAGGGAGGCCATCAACCCCATCATCCAAGGGCTGATTATTGCCATCATCATCATCTTTTTCTTCCTCCTTATCAGCTTTAAGAAGATAAGCCTTGCCCTTGCGGCGCTGATATCGCTATCGTTCTGCCTGGTGGGAGCATCGGTTGGCGTTTGGATTAGCGGCGAAGAGTTCGGGCTGACGTGCATCCTCGGGCTCATCAGCCTAATGGGGATCATCGTCCGCAACGCCATCATCATGTTCGACCATGCCGAGAAACTCCGTAAGGACAAGAAGGTACACGTTAAGGATGCCGCCTTCGATGCCGGCAAGCGCCGAATGATGCCCATCTTCCTAACCTCGGCAACCACCGCCGTTGGCGTGATACCGATGATTATCAGCCAGAGCTCGCTTTGGATGCCAATGGGTATCGTTATCCTGGCCGGAACCATTATCTCCATGATTATGGTGGTAACCATCCTGCCGGTGGCCTACTGGAAGATATTTGATAGGGAGAAATGATTCGTAATCTTTGTGCCATATGGTATCACGACACACGTATCAAGAAAGCGAAACAGAACACCGTACATCGCATGTCGCATTTTGCCGGCGTAAGCCTCGTGATACTTGATAATGCGAATTAAGAGTTGAAAATGTTCAGAAACGTAATAGGTAATGGGGACGTAATCCTCCCCTTTTTGAAAGGGGAGGTGCCCGAAGGGCGGAGGGGTTAATAGCGTAGGAGGTTATATTATGCATTAACATACAAAAAACAGCTAACCTCCCCGGCTTTCAGCCACCCCTCCTTTAAAAGGAGGGGAATTTGCTTTGTGATAGGTTTGGTAGTAGCATAAACCCGACCCTTAATTAGCATTTATACGTGATACAAAAATCTTAAACGAATGAAGACAAAACACATCATAGCACTAGCCGTAGGGTTGACCACCCTACCGGCTTTTGGACAAACCTACACGCTGGACCAATGCCAAGGCCTTGCGCTCGAAAACAACCGAACCCTTAAGGGGAAGCAGCTCGAACTACAGGGCGCGCAGCAAACCAGGCAGGAGGCGTTTACCAACTTTTTCCCCAAGGTTGATGCTGCAGGATTTGCCTTTAGGGCCAACAAGAGCATCGTCGAAACTACCGTATCGCTGCCCGTTCCCGGCGTGCCCCCAATCCCCTTCGCGATGCTCGAGAATGGGGAAACGGCGATGGTGAGCGCGGTACAGCCTCTTTTTGCCGGTGGACAGATCTTCTACGGCAACCGGCTGGCCAAGGTGGGCGTCGAGGCGCAGGAGCTGATGCTGGCGCTCTCGGAGAAGGAGGTAGCCGAGAAGGTGGCGCAGCACTACTGGCAGATAGCCGCACTTAAGGAGAAGCTCGTTACCATTAGCGCGGTAGAATCGCTGCTAAGCCAGGTGCACAGCGACGTTGCCGTAGCCGTAAAGGCCGGCAT from Acetobacteroides hydrogenigenes includes:
- a CDS encoding helix-turn-helix domain-containing protein, producing the protein MATIVKGEQGDIGIIPFERMRSMLIEPFAYGNELILSDRMSLNYELFKYPFRLDGIVMGLVTRGKVVVYANLNEFEIASGTLFFIMPENIIQLKEKSDDFEASLVIASASYLSRIHIDIHSIIPLYVQVKESPFMMLTQKEYDSFLQYFSLLEEALESTYFRDEMVRGLTSAYAYTIANILQREIKETRENAPRDKTRKDVIFERFIWLLLQHYERERKVEFYANQLHVTPKHLATVVKNVSGKTAAEWIDEYVILEAKARIKYSSFSIQEVAFSLNFPSATFFCKYFKNQTGITPSEYRKQ
- a CDS encoding efflux RND transporter periplasmic adaptor subunit — its product is MQREQGVKVKTISLKSDELTASKSYVGVVEEETASALSFSVQGNVERIYVTEGQLVNKGQLLAELGTENLKSACDAAQATLKQAQDAMSRLQQLYDNKSLPEIKYVEAQTKLDQARSMAAISKKNLSNSRLTAPFSGVIGKRMVDIGENAIPGSTAFTLLDITSVKVKVAIPEGEISQIAIGKEASVNIPAIGEQKFRGKIVEKGIVAHPVSHTYDIKIGLPNGDRTLMPGMVCRIWFNGDAKSSAFVLPNNVVQVSSDGQKYVWCVVNNRAKAVKITTGGLSGQGVIVESGLTEGDVIISEGFQKVSEGMEVVVL
- a CDS encoding efflux RND transporter permease subunit; amino-acid sequence: MIGNFKLVEAAMRHRKIMFLLTFLLTLTGIWGLWKMPKQEFPPFTIRQGVIVGVYPGASSYEVEEQLAKPLERFLFTYKEIKRNKTYSISKNGMVYVMVELNDNIHNKDEVWSKIKHGLTMFKTQLPSGVLALIANDDFGDTSALLIAVESEDKTYRELEGYLDQLEDKLRRIESVSNLRRYGLQKEQIAIYLDKEKLATYGISDKLLMANLFSQGITTTGGTVKNESIDVPIHFTASYGSENELAEQVIYSDPSGNIVRLRDIARIEREYDEPDSYITQNGKKCIILSMEMREGFNIVEYGQQVDEVLKSFEKELPKSVSISRIADQPKVVDESVTSFVRDLFIAIIIVIAVMMILFPFKSAVVAATSIPISIFISIAIMYTVGIPLNTVTLAALIVVLGMIVDNSIIVIDVYLEKLDKGISRWNAAVHSAKDFFWSILLATLCISMIFFPLLFTMTGQFLDFLQFFPWTITISLMVSLIVAMLFIPFVEFAIIRKGLRGTNPTEKKKGFSLLDLVQNGYESMLRWTFRNPKLTLVGGLTAFVLSVWLLSSLPMRMMPIADRDQFAVEIYLPQGSSLQQTAQVCDSVKNLLMKDNRVKSVTAFTGTSSPRFQTTYAPNFPAKNYAQLIVNTQSVTATNELLDRFTNAYADHFPNAYVKFKQLDYQVVNTPIEVRFSGDNIAELKQVADSLVRSIKQIPDLVWVHTNYEEQSPVIDVALKPIEAARLGITKSIASAEMAMNYSGIPLGAIWEKDYPLTVKLKTDDRGETPSFGEVGNEYISTMIPGVSIPLRQVADVKAGWTDGSIVRRNGVRTISVMADVKRGYNQVAAFKKVKAMVEERIEPTMPKSIGVEYGGSDESDREAINPIIQGLIIAIIIIFFFLLISFKKISLALAALISLSFCLVGASVGVWISGEEFGLTCILGLISLMGIIVRNAIIMFDHAEKLRKDKKVHVKDAAFDAGKRRMMPIFLTSATTAVGVIPMIISQSSLWMPMGIVILAGTIISMIMVVTILPVAYWKIFDREK